From one Dermacentor variabilis isolate Ectoservices chromosome 3, ASM5094787v1, whole genome shotgun sequence genomic stretch:
- the LOC142574807 gene encoding uncharacterized protein LOC142574807, which yields MPDKKDQGAPGQDMSSIIAQLTALLEHQTNITPAASFRLQLAVPTYEGHTDKKSVADFLQEMQDYRDAQAITDDVLLQRVLLVALAASAARWRRRQSFQSWAHFEQLLQAEFLPPDYVVRMKDELRARSQAEKESLQEYIRSFQELYERADPSAHDTERVTRAIRQAHPHFQAYLRGRTFSSLDDLAKSASDIQAAMLAELTYQPPPPPQASLEPSCAWRGSPIASPGNMVPPPRALDPFIHRTFATQVPFRPPVREPATTLRGTRGRRRPVAAAAQSGAEDTRRSIPVCFQCGGRGHYKSQCPSPPGSRQQGNDEGRRW from the coding sequence ATGCCTGATAAAAAGGACCAGGGCGCGCCCGGACAAGATATGTCCAGCATTATTGCCCAGCTCACCGCTCTGCTCGAGCATCAGACAAACATAACTCCAGCAGCCAGCTTCCGTTTGCAGCTCGCTGTGCCTACATATGAAGGCCACACAGATAAGAAATCGGTGGCGGACTTCCTTCAGGAAATGCAAGATTACCGCGACGCGCAAGCCATTACGGATGACGTTCTTCTTCAGCGTGTTTTGCTCGTCGCACTGGCTGCGTCCGCCGCCCGCTGGCGTCGTCGCCAGTCGTTCCAAAGTTGGGCGCACTTTGAGCAGCTACTGCAAGCGGAATTCCTCCCCCCCGActacgttgtccgcatgaaagaCGAGCTTCGCGCCCGTAGTCAGGCGGAAAAGGAAAGTCTTCAAGAATACATACGGTCCTTTCAGGAGCTTTACGAGCGCGCCGACCCTTCAGCACACGATACAGAAAGAGTCACCCGGGCAATCCGGCAAGCTCACCCCCACTTTCAGGCTTATCTAAGGGGCCGTACCTTCTCTTCCCTTGACGATCTCGCTAAATCGGCGTCCGATATTCAGGCGGCGATGTTGGCCGAGCTCACTTACCAGCCTCCACCCCCGCCTCAAGCCTCCCTCGAGCCGTCTTGCGCGTGGCGCGGTTCTCCAATTGCAAGCCCGGGGAATATGGTACCGCCACCAAGGGCGCTGGATCCATTCATTCACCGCACATTTGCCACCCAGGTACCTTTCCGGCCTCCGGTCCGGGAACCTGCAACAACGTTGCGGGGCACTCGGGGCCGCCGCAGGCCTGTAGCGGCTGCCGCCCAATCAGGCGCAGAAGATACACGCAGGAGCATTCCAGTCTGCTTCCAGTGTGGAGGACGAGGCCACTACAAGAGCCAGTGCCCGAGCCCCCCTGGCTCCCGCCAGCAGGGAAACGACGAGGGCCGGCGGTGGTGA